One Fibrobacter sp. UWR2 DNA segment encodes these proteins:
- a CDS encoding 16S rRNA (guanine(527)-N(7))-methyltransferase RsmG has protein sequence MSYRTNIEQQNLLNQFLKEHGVQLSGETLGKLYDFADLVVETKQFGNLISAKDSEKFLSRHIADSLVPYIYIVKEMKIPASAGMTAGKKWADMGAGAGCPVFPLAIAMPEVQFYAVEPRHMRVEFMNYAKEKLGLKNLTVVGKRFETSGLADLDFISCRALSTFENDWERAQPALKKGGLFLTLKSFNSISHLENDPAVNIWKYKLPNEEQDYALVTRGNK, from the coding sequence TTGAGCTACAGAACAAACATAGAGCAGCAGAATCTCCTGAACCAGTTCCTGAAGGAACATGGCGTGCAGCTGTCCGGAGAGACGCTGGGCAAGCTCTATGACTTTGCCGACCTGGTGGTAGAAACCAAGCAATTCGGCAACCTGATTTCGGCAAAGGATTCCGAGAAGTTCCTGAGCCGGCACATCGCCGACTCGCTCGTTCCCTATATATATATAGTGAAGGAAATGAAGATCCCCGCCTCCGCGGGGATGACAGCTGGAAAAAAATGGGCCGACATGGGTGCCGGCGCAGGGTGCCCGGTCTTCCCGCTCGCCATCGCGATGCCCGAGGTGCAGTTCTATGCGGTGGAGCCCCGCCACATGCGCGTGGAGTTCATGAACTACGCGAAAGAAAAGCTCGGGCTCAAGAACCTGACCGTGGTGGGCAAGCGCTTCGAGACTTCGGGCCTTGCCGACCTGGACTTCATCAGCTGCCGCGCCCTCTCGACTTTCGAAAACGACTGGGAACGTGCACAGCCCGCCCTCAAGAAGGGCGGACTATTCCTCACATTAAAAAGTTTCAATAGCATTTCACACCTGGAAAACGACCCGGCAGTCAACATCTGGAAATACAAACTGCCGAACGAAGAACAGGATTACGCCTTAGTCACTCGAGGTAATAAATGA
- a CDS encoding ParB/RepB/Spo0J family partition protein, which translates to MGKKALGRGLSDILRFHNVAAPVSAPESVSNPAASEPEVDSSEKIVEIAIDLIDRNPYQPRTVFNEEELTELANSIKQQGLIQPIVLRKVGDRYQIISGERRTRASKLAGFSTIKAQVYENLDDKVMSEWALIENIQRVDLNPVEIARSYQKLIDNYNYTHEDLAKAVGKSRSAITNALRLLKLPEIVLTWIEEGKIAGGAARALCSDKIANPEALARRIIEEGLNVRQIEAISRGEDINKPKEETTEPVENVDTQPAGEKPEAPAKPKPELSADMKNFESRLETFFGTKVQLNPSAAGKPEGTIVIKYYSMDDLTRIQEIMENR; encoded by the coding sequence ATGGGTAAAAAAGCATTAGGACGCGGTCTTTCCGACATTCTCAGATTCCACAACGTGGCGGCGCCTGTCAGTGCGCCCGAATCGGTCAGCAATCCTGCCGCCAGCGAACCCGAAGTCGACAGCAGCGAGAAGATTGTTGAAATCGCTATCGACCTCATCGACAGGAACCCCTACCAGCCGCGCACGGTTTTCAACGAAGAAGAACTCACCGAACTTGCGAACTCCATCAAGCAGCAGGGGCTTATTCAGCCCATCGTGCTCCGCAAGGTGGGCGACCGCTACCAGATTATCAGCGGTGAACGCCGTACCCGCGCAAGCAAGCTCGCCGGTTTTTCGACCATCAAGGCACAGGTCTACGAAAACCTCGACGACAAGGTGATGAGCGAATGGGCCCTCATCGAGAACATCCAGCGCGTGGACCTGAACCCGGTCGAAATCGCCAGGTCGTACCAGAAACTTATCGACAATTATAATTACACGCACGAAGACCTCGCGAAGGCTGTGGGCAAATCCCGTTCGGCAATCACGAATGCGCTTCGCCTGCTCAAGCTCCCCGAAATAGTGCTCACTTGGATAGAAGAGGGCAAGATTGCCGGCGGTGCCGCACGCGCCCTCTGCAGCGACAAGATTGCCAACCCGGAAGCGCTGGCCCGCCGCATTATCGAAGAAGGCCTGAACGTCCGCCAGATCGAGGCGATTTCCCGCGGTGAAGATATCAACAAGCCGAAGGAAGAAACTACAGAACCGGTAGAAAATGTGGATACGCAGCCTGCAGGCGAGAAGCCCGAGGCCCCCGCGAAGCCCAAGCCGGAACTCAGCGCCGACATGAAGAATTTCGAGTCCAGGCTCGAGACGTTCTTCGGTACCAAGGTCCAGCTGAACCCGAGCGCCGCCGGCAAGCCCGAAGGCACGATCGTCATCAAGTACTACAGTATGGACGACCTGACCCGAATCCAGGAAATCATGGAAAACCGCTAA
- a CDS encoding polymer-forming cytoskeletal protein produces the protein MATKEQEITQIGSTVSIKGDISGKSDVRVAGTVNGSINIEGELIIERSGFIEGEIKSTNTVVAGSVKGNIDCSEKLILENTSKFVGNIKTKHLIIQEGAIFQGNCQMGVPAQSAAQVQPAPQVKKEA, from the coding sequence ATGGCTACAAAAGAACAGGAAATTACCCAGATCGGCAGCACCGTCAGCATCAAGGGCGATATCAGCGGCAAGAGTGACGTCCGTGTCGCCGGAACAGTGAACGGCAGCATCAACATCGAAGGCGAGCTCATTATCGAGCGCAGCGGCTTTATCGAGGGCGAAATCAAGTCCACCAATACCGTAGTCGCCGGTAGCGTCAAGGGTAACATCGACTGCAGCGAAAAGCTCATCCTCGAGAACACTTCCAAGTTCGTCGGCAACATCAAGACCAAGCACCTTATTATCCAGGAAGGCGCAATTTTCCAGGGTAACTGCCAGATGGGTGTACCTGCACAGTCTGCAGCACAGGTCCAGCCTGCTCCCCAGGTCAAGAAGGAGGCCTAA
- a CDS encoding metallophosphoesterase has product MLKIGQISDIHIGEDESLVQDIDVRKNFLDALNSDSMQELDLLVLSGDLANEDAEPGAYKFIADQIKSVSCPVCIIPGNHDNIDVMAQYFDLPVKNGKCYYRFDLQGRSIFFLDSACGEVSRDQLDWLETEIPKVKNEVLLFMHHPPCFCDHKFMDLHYHLKNMLEVQEVLAKYKNLKHVFCGHYHCEFEESFGDITVHVAPATQMQIAPDRPYFKLKSDKPGWQVIKWGENSVETKVHY; this is encoded by the coding sequence TTGTTGAAGATAGGACAGATATCGGATATCCATATTGGCGAAGATGAAAGTCTTGTGCAGGATATCGACGTGCGCAAAAACTTTTTGGATGCACTGAATTCTGATTCCATGCAGGAACTAGACCTGCTTGTCCTGTCTGGTGACCTTGCAAACGAGGATGCCGAACCGGGAGCGTACAAGTTTATCGCCGACCAGATCAAGTCGGTGAGCTGCCCTGTGTGCATCATTCCCGGAAATCACGACAATATTGACGTGATGGCGCAGTATTTCGACCTTCCCGTAAAGAACGGCAAGTGCTACTACCGCTTTGACCTCCAGGGCAGGTCTATCTTTTTCCTGGACAGTGCATGCGGTGAAGTTTCGCGGGACCAGCTCGACTGGCTAGAGACCGAGATTCCGAAGGTGAAGAACGAGGTCCTGCTGTTCATGCACCATCCGCCCTGCTTCTGTGACCACAAGTTCATGGACCTTCACTACCACCTGAAGAACATGCTGGAAGTTCAGGAAGTACTTGCGAAGTACAAGAACCTGAAGCATGTTTTCTGTGGGCATTACCACTGCGAATTCGAAGAAAGCTTCGGAGACATCACCGTGCATGTCGCTCCGGCAACGCAGATGCAGATTGCTCCCGACAGGCCGTACTTCAAGCTCAAGAGCGACAAGCCCGGCTGGCAGGTGATAAAGTGGGGCGAGAATTCTGTGGAAACTAAAGTCCATTATTAG
- a CDS encoding O-acetyl-ADP-ribose deacetylase: MVEIEIIQGDITKLAVDAIVNAANCSLLGGGGVDGAIHRAAGPELLQACIPFGGCKTGEARITPGFKLPAKFVIHTPGPIYRDGLHGEPELLESCYKSCLDLAEQNGCETVAFPAISTGVYGYPWHEATEIAVNTVREFPAKTVKKVIFCCFSADMAAIYREEVAKASF; the protein is encoded by the coding sequence ATGGTAGAAATCGAGATTATCCAGGGCGACATCACCAAGCTTGCAGTGGATGCCATCGTGAATGCGGCGAACTGTTCGCTGCTGGGTGGCGGTGGCGTGGACGGCGCCATCCACCGGGCGGCGGGCCCGGAGCTATTGCAGGCGTGCATTCCGTTCGGCGGGTGCAAGACCGGCGAGGCCAGGATTACCCCCGGGTTCAAGTTGCCGGCAAAGTTCGTCATCCATACTCCGGGTCCCATCTACCGGGATGGCCTGCACGGCGAACCCGAACTGCTGGAATCCTGCTACAAAAGCTGCCTCGATCTGGCTGAACAGAACGGCTGCGAGACGGTCGCCTTCCCCGCTATTTCGACCGGCGTCTACGGTTACCCCTGGCACGAGGCGACCGAGATTGCGGTAAATACCGTCCGCGAATTCCCGGCAAAAACCGTCAAGAAAGTCATCTTTTGCTGCTTCTCCGCCGATATGGCGGCAATCTACCGCGAAGAGGTAGCGAAGGCGTCATTCTGA
- a CDS encoding NERD domain-containing protein: protein MPIRINIKPDSKSTAEWAIFRIAQTLGPAWDVWMNRHLVFTSRTGGAINHEVDCILYHRDYGMLIVECKGARIWTKYNEETRETEWYSGKNRLNRSPGEQVSALIAPLHEYMKEILEPAREGRMRKVRVQWAVCFSDMDSMEGIPSSEIPRKRALLRPDVINAKRFEKRLIEILETPVQANGNMPFMNEYLDEDSLFRLRNFLDGQGEKPDAGEIIKSSYENCFQEATEMQQMMMESISRNPRMRIEGVAGSGKSHMVVWDALRLSRIGKNVAIACYNDLLATELKQDVDKVISNDRIGVEKKYAQDGGVSYGRVDVYAYSEWCEKYVRAAKLKVDKSGDRSQYYDRELPQAFVKAQKILAKDKKKREKFFYDAVIIDEGQDFASEWVDGFIGLLHNEEHGIVRFFYDPAQRLYASRNGIDNAQVDAMPVMVLNRGFRSTKRILEWVRKNTGFRLQAFDNIVLGEAVKEIQYRDGSEQVQMLSARIDELMEKKKLSVSDILVVSMKSDRNSALRNLTDERLVWNTSGDKSLVKDKINIVSVYRIKGLDATAVMLTDLEEPAEASKHEDWIRCMLVGATRAKALLTVFRKK, encoded by the coding sequence ATGCCTATCCGCATCAATATCAAGCCCGATTCAAAGTCCACTGCAGAGTGGGCTATTTTTCGTATTGCACAGACGCTTGGCCCCGCATGGGATGTGTGGATGAACCGCCATCTCGTATTTACCAGTCGCACGGGCGGTGCGATAAACCACGAGGTGGACTGTATTCTATACCACCGCGACTACGGCATGCTTATAGTGGAATGCAAGGGCGCAAGGATATGGACAAAGTATAACGAGGAGACGCGCGAGACGGAATGGTATAGCGGAAAGAACCGCCTGAACCGTTCTCCGGGCGAGCAGGTGAGTGCCCTCATCGCGCCGCTGCACGAATACATGAAGGAAATCCTCGAGCCCGCGAGAGAAGGGCGCATGCGCAAGGTACGCGTGCAGTGGGCGGTATGCTTCAGCGACATGGACAGCATGGAAGGGATCCCCTCGTCGGAAATCCCGAGGAAGCGCGCATTGCTCAGGCCCGATGTCATCAACGCGAAACGTTTCGAGAAGCGGCTTATCGAGATTCTCGAGACGCCTGTGCAGGCGAACGGAAACATGCCGTTCATGAACGAGTACCTCGACGAGGATTCGCTGTTCAGGCTCAGGAACTTTTTGGACGGGCAAGGCGAAAAGCCCGATGCCGGCGAAATCATCAAGTCATCTTACGAGAACTGCTTCCAGGAAGCGACCGAGATGCAGCAGATGATGATGGAATCTATTTCGCGCAACCCGCGCATGCGTATAGAGGGCGTGGCCGGTTCCGGAAAGTCGCACATGGTAGTGTGGGATGCTCTACGGCTTTCGCGCATAGGCAAGAACGTGGCCATCGCCTGCTACAACGATTTGCTTGCGACCGAACTCAAGCAGGATGTAGACAAGGTAATAAGCAATGACCGTATTGGTGTCGAGAAAAAATACGCACAGGATGGTGGCGTGAGCTACGGGCGCGTAGACGTGTACGCGTATTCCGAATGGTGCGAGAAGTACGTGCGCGCTGCGAAGCTGAAGGTTGACAAGAGTGGCGACAGGTCGCAGTACTACGACAGGGAACTCCCGCAGGCGTTCGTGAAGGCGCAGAAGATTCTGGCGAAAGACAAGAAGAAGCGCGAGAAGTTCTTTTACGATGCGGTGATTATCGACGAGGGTCAGGATTTCGCAAGCGAGTGGGTGGACGGATTTATCGGGCTTTTGCACAACGAGGAGCACGGTATAGTGAGGTTCTTTTACGACCCGGCGCAGCGCCTGTATGCAAGCCGCAACGGTATCGACAACGCACAGGTAGATGCGATGCCAGTGATGGTATTGAACCGCGGGTTCCGTAGCACGAAGCGCATTCTAGAATGGGTGCGCAAGAATACCGGATTCAGATTGCAGGCTTTCGACAACATCGTGCTCGGCGAAGCTGTGAAGGAAATCCAGTATCGCGATGGCAGTGAACAAGTGCAGATGCTCAGCGCCCGCATAGATGAACTGATGGAAAAGAAGAAGCTCTCGGTATCGGATATTTTAGTGGTATCGATGAAGAGCGACAGGAATTCCGCCCTCAGGAACTTAACCGACGAACGGCTGGTGTGGAACACCAGCGGTGACAAGTCGCTGGTCAAGGACAAGATAAACATCGTGAGCGTTTACCGCATCAAGGGGCTCGACGCTACTGCAGTGATGCTGACCGACCTCGAGGAGCCCGCCGAAGCGAGCAAGCACGAGGACTGGATCCGCTGTATGCTTGTCGGCGCCACCCGCGCGAAAGCATTGCTAACAGTTTTCAGAAAGAAGTAG
- a CDS encoding outer membrane beta-barrel protein yields MIRKLLLITAISLGMAFAQNPYESTEASQSTSAPAPVAPADDPAWNISIHPVSLVVMTALGLKTLFVTVERSVTPHTSVIIRPEVMYVSSDYYDIDEDDASFDMLALGIIGGFRYYVNPGHKGLYVEAELQYAHVGLDYDDDDVEASASANAFGPYVLVGWKFRTGRATFSIDLGVGYNIMSASAEGKNKDNAEEDAENLVSNGFGTDINLTFGLAF; encoded by the coding sequence ATGATACGCAAGCTCTTACTTATCACCGCCATCTCTCTGGGCATGGCATTCGCACAGAACCCCTACGAAAGCACCGAAGCTTCGCAGTCCACCAGCGCTCCGGCACCGGTAGCACCGGCCGACGATCCGGCATGGAACATCAGCATCCACCCGGTGAGCCTCGTCGTGATGACGGCCCTCGGCCTCAAGACCCTGTTCGTGACCGTCGAACGCTCCGTCACGCCGCACACGTCTGTCATTATCCGCCCGGAAGTCATGTACGTGAGCAGCGACTACTACGATATCGACGAAGATGACGCCAGCTTCGACATGCTCGCCCTGGGAATCATCGGCGGCTTCCGCTACTACGTGAACCCCGGCCACAAGGGTCTCTACGTCGAAGCCGAACTCCAGTACGCCCACGTCGGTCTCGACTACGACGATGACGATGTCGAGGCAAGCGCAAGCGCCAACGCCTTTGGCCCCTATGTCCTGGTCGGTTGGAAGTTCCGCACTGGTCGCGCAACGTTCTCCATCGACCTCGGTGTCGGCTACAACATCATGTCTGCAAGCGCCGAAGGCAAGAACAAGGACAACGCCGAAGAAGATGCCGAAAATCTCGTTTCCAATGGTTTCGGCACCGACATCAACCTGACCTTCGGTCTCGCTTTCTAG
- a CDS encoding ParA family protein, whose translation MSKVIAVCNQKGGVGKTTTAVNLAASFAALEKKTLLIDMDPQGNASQGLGFMESQETDIHEILDMADNPDNMTFENLKPAIADTTLDYLKVITSGPDLAVMEIELVNAMSREHRLERIIKVLKDEFEFIIIDAPPSLNLLTLNVLTAATSVLIPVQCEYYALQGMTELFKTIREVQKNLNANLKIEGALLTMFANNNLSKQVAEEVRENLADTVFQTVIPRNVRLSEAPSHGKPVILYDVQSSGSQSYMKLAEEILNKDR comes from the coding sequence ATGAGTAAAGTGATAGCAGTATGCAACCAGAAGGGCGGCGTGGGCAAGACCACGACGGCCGTGAACTTGGCTGCAAGTTTTGCCGCTCTCGAAAAAAAGACACTCCTTATCGACATGGACCCGCAGGGTAACGCCTCGCAGGGTCTGGGATTCATGGAATCGCAAGAAACCGATATCCATGAAATTCTCGACATGGCCGATAATCCGGACAACATGACGTTCGAAAACCTGAAGCCGGCCATAGCCGATACGACCCTCGACTACCTGAAGGTCATCACCTCCGGCCCGGACCTCGCCGTCATGGAAATCGAACTGGTGAACGCGATGAGCCGCGAACACCGCCTCGAACGCATCATCAAGGTGCTGAAGGACGAATTCGAGTTCATCATCATCGACGCGCCCCCGAGCCTGAACCTTTTGACACTGAACGTGCTCACGGCGGCGACGAGCGTGCTCATCCCGGTGCAGTGCGAATACTACGCCCTGCAGGGTATGACCGAACTCTTCAAGACTATCCGCGAAGTGCAGAAGAACCTGAACGCGAACCTCAAGATCGAAGGTGCGCTCCTCACCATGTTCGCGAACAACAACCTCTCGAAACAGGTGGCCGAAGAAGTCCGCGAAAACCTGGCCGACACGGTTTTCCAGACGGTCATCCCGAGGAACGTCCGCCTGAGCGAAGCGCCCTCCCACGGCAAGCCGGTCATTTTGTACGACGTGCAGAGCTCCGGTTCGCAATCCTACATGAAACTCGCCGAAGAAATCCTGAACAAGGACAGGTAA
- a CDS encoding M23 family metallopeptidase — MKKYYTVQIIPEDSHEIKKFRISTKWFTFLKIFLALFIVVLGVFAFHLAKINVIVAKYEKIRVMNAQLIKKDKNYEEMFMRLDSLWVMEERIQNIFETFIENDSNKINSIIDRNRFAHTPSEKNNIDFDAHGWKTLEEKLRVEHIPDLIPVVGIVSKKFSEDASHLGTDFSAQPGNPVFATGSGTVESAGKMEELGNTIVINHGNGYVTTYSHLMNIKTKKGSPVHKGDIIGSVGNTGNTNGPHLHYTITKDGVPQDPESFINY, encoded by the coding sequence GTGAAGAAGTACTATACAGTACAGATTATCCCGGAGGATTCTCACGAGATCAAGAAGTTCAGGATATCCACAAAGTGGTTCACCTTCCTGAAGATTTTTCTCGCATTGTTTATAGTTGTACTCGGTGTTTTTGCCTTCCACCTGGCAAAAATCAACGTTATTGTCGCAAAATATGAGAAAATCCGCGTCATGAACGCGCAGCTCATCAAGAAGGACAAGAACTACGAGGAAATGTTCATGCGTCTCGATTCCCTGTGGGTAATGGAAGAACGCATCCAGAACATCTTCGAGACTTTCATCGAGAACGACTCCAACAAGATCAATTCCATCATTGACCGCAACAGGTTCGCTCACACTCCCTCCGAGAAGAACAACATCGACTTTGACGCTCACGGCTGGAAGACCCTCGAGGAAAAGCTCCGCGTGGAACACATTCCCGACCTGATCCCCGTAGTCGGTATCGTGAGCAAGAAGTTCTCGGAAGACGCCTCGCACCTCGGTACGGATTTCTCGGCCCAGCCCGGGAACCCGGTTTTTGCTACCGGAAGCGGTACTGTCGAATCGGCAGGGAAGATGGAGGAACTGGGCAACACCATCGTCATCAACCATGGGAACGGGTACGTGACCACGTATTCACACCTGATGAATATCAAGACGAAAAAGGGGAGCCCGGTCCACAAGGGTGATATCATCGGATCCGTGGGGAATACGGGCAATACGAACGGTCCCCATCTACACTATACAATTACAAAGGACGGAGTCCCCCAGGACCCAGAAAGTTTTATAAATTACTAG
- a CDS encoding pyridoxamine 5'-phosphate oxidase family protein, with protein sequence MEEVVKFLKACGAYFLATADGDQPRVRPFGTANIFEGKLYIQTGKSKDCSKQIQKNGKVEICAMNAAGNEWVRVAGTLVRDDRREPKVDMLEHYPELKSMYSPDDDNTETLYFKEATATFYSFTAAPRTVKF encoded by the coding sequence ATGGAAGAAGTCGTAAAATTTCTCAAGGCATGTGGTGCGTATTTCCTCGCGACGGCCGACGGCGACCAGCCGCGCGTCCGCCCGTTCGGAACCGCCAACATTTTCGAGGGCAAACTCTATATCCAGACCGGCAAGTCGAAGGACTGCTCCAAGCAGATCCAGAAGAACGGCAAGGTCGAAATCTGCGCGATGAACGCCGCGGGTAACGAGTGGGTCCGCGTCGCCGGTACCCTGGTCCGCGACGACCGCCGCGAACCGAAGGTCGACATGCTCGAGCACTACCCGGAACTCAAGTCGATGTACTCCCCCGACGACGACAACACCGAGACGCTCTACTTCAAGGAAGCGACCGCTACGTTCTACAGCTTTACGGCGGCTCCCCGCACCGTGAAGTTCTAG